The Glycine soja cultivar W05 chromosome 9, ASM419377v2, whole genome shotgun sequence sequence ttATAAATGCTAGATTtctgaaaatgatttttaagatattcaaatcaaacatttttttatagaaaaaatgacaTATATTCATATCCAAACGAATTTAACATTCTCAACTTAAAAACTTACAAGAATTTTCCGACCAAACACTAGCCAAGGCTAGCATTCAACAGCTGAAGATGCTACAATGGATATAAGATGGAAGTATAAGCTTTCTTTAAGTGTGTGCTTGAttttatttcagaaaaataattacttttaattttattacgtgaacgaaattttttttaaaaaaatattatttctcgtaattaagttttttttttctaaataggACTCAATCGTATGGATAACTAGGTCATAGCTCTTAATGATTTCATTagcttatgatttttttttttaaaaaaaaaaaatggtgtctTCACCAATTTGTTTGAGAACTGTCCGTTACATCTCTTTTCCTTATCTGTAatatccttttattttgttttttcctcAACAGTAtaaaaaactttgctttgggAATTATGTGGCTTTGTCCTTAGTATCACTTTTCCTTCCCTCACTGAGAAAATTGTTCCTTAGGTGGGACAAGACTATTAAACttacctttttctttctcaGTGTCAATCTAATATTGCATAATTCAGAACTTAAAAACCATAATTATTGTCagcacaaaaattaataaaggaatTATTAGTAACACACGTACTAAATAGGAAACAAatccattttttaaataaatttacataaaattaatccaataatataaaatatagtatCATCAATTTTTCGCAATttataattacaaacaaatacaaTTTGATGATGACGAAAACATAGGTGAGCATGAAAGAGACAACATACATATTTAGGTTAGCCCAATCACTTTTTACTCATGCCCAAAGAAAGTTGGGCCAAGTCAgcccaaaattaatgtttaGGGTAGTGTCCACTGGATTTTACATGACATGGTGTTATCATgcaacacattaaaaaaagtaaactaTTCAACTACTCACCCAACACAGCAATAACTTATTCAGATACTTTTGAACTTACAGCAGTTGACAAAATACAAATCAAGAAGATAAACAATTCAAGTACATTATTAAAATACATCACCAAAATATTCTGCAGCGTTcaaatctttcttttttctaaaaaagaaataaatcatttttttactcTAACCGGACCAGTTTAAattcattcaaattcaaattgtttCTGTCAAAGATGTGTGAATTGTTACAAATTCACTGTATTGGATTcccattcataaaaaaaataatcaaattgattCCACAGAAAAttacaaaggaaaaagaaaaactcaacAAAATCAAGTCAGGTTACCTCAATCATTTGCCTCATGGCCCATGAAAGCTGGGCTAATCAGCCCAACTTTGTAGTTAGCttggttttcattttcacaCAAACTTTTAAGGAAATTACTTCCTGCACCTATTTTGGAATGGAAAATTACGAAAGGTCTTTCCAGAtcacaaatttttatatttcagaAAGGCttttttagaatgaaattttacaTTCTGAATTAGGTGTTTTGGAAGCTTAAAAaaaggtgcaggaagcaactgccaacttttaaacatttattaaacacacattcttttttaacattttttttacagtcCATCTGGTTCTTATTAGTATAAGGTTTAAATTTAAACCGTAGCTtagtctttattattattattagcttCAATCTAAAATGTctcatattgattttttttttacaaagcaACCCTTCATTAGAATGATATAGCACTGAGAAAAGCATATTCCATTAATGTTTGTAAGATTTGTTAATAGAGGTAGCTTTGAAAAAAATCCCgatttaagaaaatttaatgttttaaattaaattaactaatatctcgatgaattaattaattgaattttataataaaaattgggagaattacttttatattattccTCAAATTGCATATAATTTCCACTAATATAAGATGAGCTCAAATTATTACTCTCTAATGTTTCAAGACTCCCTTGTATTTTAGACAATTGCTTATCTTCCTTCCGGAGCATATCAACTATCCCACATTCCTCAATgtgtgtttaattaattaattttattacgaAGAAATAGTAGTTtacttataataaataactttccgaataatttttaaaaagtagtcATTTCTTTCAAAATGCGCTTGCATTCCAAACATATGCTGAATGCAAGTTCTCAAAGTTGTATGGTTTGGGTTTTTGACATTATTGTGGATCGCATTGTATGATGCCGATTGCAGCGGTCATTAGGCATTGCGATCGTATCAGGCCACGTATCAACATTCCGTAATACAATCACAATTTAGTGTATGTTTAgtagaatgaaatgaaaaaaataaaaaataaaaaataaaaaataaattttttgaattaaaagtcAAAAGTAAAAACTACTTTTTTAAATGCTGATCTAGAGAAAGATATTTATATGACTCAACCCAAAGGCTGTATTATACCTGTTCAAGAGGATAAAGTGTACAAACTCCTAAAATTCCTTTATAGACTTAAACAAGTATCAAAATAGTGACATGATAAATTCAATTGTGCTTTGATTGATTATAGCTTTTCATATAATGAAGCTGATAAATGTATTTACACAAAAATTGAGAATAGTGATTGTGTGATTATCTGTTTATATGTGGATGACACATTGATCTTTGGTACTTGTATTAATATAGTCCTTAGGACAAAAACTTTTCTTGCTTCTAAGTTTGACATAAAAGACATAGGAGAAGCAAGTATTATCATGGGAGTTATAATTATAGGGAAGGGTGATAGTATCCTACTATCTCGAGGGCATCATGTTAAGAAACTTCTTAGAGAAGTTTGGTTACTATGATGTTAACTCTCCGTTGAAGATAAATAAATGAGACTATCTTGAGCAAACTTAGTATGCCTAGATTATTAAGAGTCTATTACATCTAATGAACTTTTCAAGACCAAACATTACATATACAATAGGCAGACTCAGTAGATATACTCATAGTCCTGATCATGATCATTGGGAAGCTCTTGTGAGACTTATGAGATACTTGAGAGGTATCGTGGATTTCCTGCTATTCTAGAAGGGTAAAATAATGCTAATTGGATCTCCAGTTTAGATGAGACAAAATCCACTATTGGTTATGTGTTCACACTTAGTGGTGGTATGGTTGTGTGAAGATTAACCAATCAATCCATAATTGCAACATCAACTATGGAATCAGAGTTTTTAATTTTGGAGTTGGCTAATAATGAGGCTTTATGGTTGGAAAACTTCTTTGCCTACATTCCTTTGGGAATGAAACCATACCTGTCAATGTCAATGTCAATGCACTATGATGACCAATCGACGATAGTTATAgcgaaaaataaaacttttaatggaaaaaatagATATGTACAATTGAGACATAATGTGGTAAATCAACTACTAAAGGATGAAATAATTTCCATTGGCTACGTGAAGTCAGTAGGAAATTTGGCAGATCCTTTAATGAAACTGCTAGGGAAGAAACTGATATACAAAACATCGAGGGTAATGGGATTTAAGCCActtgaaataaacaaatgatggTAACCTAACCTTTGTAATCAAAGATCCCATGAAGAAGGTTCATATAAGTATAAAACAAGTCACTTGTTAGTTCTGCTAGagttaaaattgaataattttattccATTCCTATGGTGTGAGAAAGCTTTAGATATTGCATTAATGAGAGGTTAAGCTTAAAGTTTTTAACGAATTTCATGTTTCTTATGAGTGGTATATGATTGCACCATACACTTGATGAAATCACTTATATCAGTGTCAAGTGGGGCCGCTTGCATGAGATAGTGACAAAATCTCTAGAGCACTCATGAATATCAAGCACGTGCATGACCTATTAACGCAAAACAATGATAATGACAAGATTTGTGAGAGTGTAATGTGATTAGTAGATCACTAACATACATTAAGTATTTTTTGGTTCATATAGCTTGTTACACCAACTATGTTGTGTGTTAAGTCATGTTAATCTATGATTTGTTCATATAACTTGCTAACCAGATCTAAAACACTATATTCTAAATCAGAACCAAActtcttttcttatctttttataaccttttaaaatattttgaaacctTTTTGAAATATGTAGGGGATTGTTGTGTTTTTTGTGAAGTAtagatttgaatttgaaatactTACGCGACAGATGACATATTTAATGTTCTAGATTTTGctttatctttattttgaaaatcccttttattttctttccattttatttAAATGGTCTAATCATCTCAATtagtttcttttcattttattctaaTTACCTCAATTAGTTTCTTTTCGTTTTATTCTATTACCTCAATtagtttcttttcatttttatttaaaataatctaattaCCTCCATTACTTTGTTACCGTTTTTATAGTTTCCTTATCCTATAAATGGTGTCTTTTACCTTCCGTTTCAATCAcatcaaaaatgaaaatatttttgctttttactatcTCTTTCTCTTGGGGTTCTCTTTCTTGTTCTGATTGGTTTCTATTCCTTGTTCATATGAAAGACATGTTATATCCTGGGAGATTTGCACACTACACGGATAAATCCTTAAATACAATGTGCCTAACACATCTCGAGCTTTGCTCTTGCTTCCATGATTTCACACTAGTCAACTCATGAAGATCAAGAGCAAGTAAAGTGATTGCAGGATCTTAAAGTGACTGGAGAGATCCTacattcaaaattcaatgattttttaatatgttgccTTATATTTTACTGACTTTAATgtatggaagaagaaaaaataaagggtgaggattttgttcattttttatttagtgcAGGAATCTCATTCAATAAGATTACCTTTTAATTACAACCGCTGGATCTTAAAGTGACGGTAGAGATCCTACGTTCAAAATCCAATGATTTTTGTATATGTTTCCTTATATTTTATTGTCTTTTTAAtatatggaagaaaaaaaaaatcaaggatgaggattttgttcattttttatttacggAAGAGAATCTCATTCAATAAAATTAccttttaatcataataattgtcTCTACATTATTAACTCCGCTTCGTCTACACAATCAGAAACATATATAACGATAggtcacataattttttttattaaaaaaaaatcacatcatTATACACGTAATCGTGAGGTGATTACTAATTTCACGCCTAAAAGGTGTGATATATGTcgtaaacaaagaaaaatttaaacaaacttttGTCTGTCTCAATATAATCCGATTTACTCACATAtagtttatttcttttgtaatatgtatcttaatttaaattcaCATTGATTAAAACTAGTGATATGAGTGGATTTTTAATTGGAAAACTATTTTGTGCAATGAAAAACCAAGGATTTTGCTAACCTCCGAAACAAGAGTAATTAAAAGCAATCAATACagctagtgtttttttttagtttattaatatatatgtatattatatatgtatattatgcgttaggcaataaattcaacaatatatatatatatatatatatatatatatatatatatatatatatatatatatatatatatatatatatatatatatttaaaaatagtcaATACAATTGATTTGAGACACTTTActgtttctatattaattgctttgccatttttattgtttttaaataaaagcaaaCAACATACCATATAAACGCTTTCTTCCTTGAACAGCAGAGCAAACCTCTAAGTAATGCAGAAAGTGATCTCTCATCAAAACGAGATTCTCATGTATTCTAATTGATCCATCATGTAaaacatatgaaaattaaattttatgttttatatgaAACCAAcattgtgatgttggattttCTGTGtgtgtaatttttctttaaatcaaCAGCATAATTAATATATGACCCAGCAGATTAAAGAATACCTATGATCTctcatccaaaaaaaaaaaaatattaattatttgatctttttaaaataaaaatatttgtacagCACTGGAGATAGATCATAGATAGGAATTGGATATGAAAGTGTGGCATCATCATGATGAATAACTCAATTCTACAAACCAAATGCATGGCTTCCAAAATATTTggatgtaatttttattaaagtcCTCATTCATGACATAATTGAGGATTCACCACAAGAAATCCTTCCTCCAATTAACCTCATCATTGCTGAAATAAAACCCATTTTGAGTTACCATCCAAGAACACATCCTATGAAGGCCACACCGATCAGTGTCCCTAGAAGCCTTAAACGCCTCGAAGCTCTTCCTCGTATTGCCCCATTTCATGGTGCACTTCATGCGGTTGCTGCTCCAGAAATTCGGCCTCATCACCCAGCTGAAATCATCGTGTTCTTGCAGAGCACGCCCTCCAAGATCCATCTCCTCCGAGGCACACCAAATCACCAACGGCACAGAGGAATTGTCACTGAAACCGTTAATCACTCGAACGTAGTATTCATTTGTCGCAAACAACAACCTTGCCCTTTGTACTGTGGCCATCATAATGATAAAAGAAGATGCTAGCCATAGTGTGAGGTAAACACGCGCCACAAATTTCATGGTTTTTGGTGTCTTTCTATATTCAAGAGATATGAAAATGTGAATATGAATATATCAGAATATGATATCTCTGTTTTGCTTGTGAagcgttatatatatatatatatatgcgtgCCGCTTAATGCTATACTTCAGTCTAAAAGGCTACACCATTCTGTACCGTATTTAATGTAcctcaaatttttttcttttttttctttctcctttataAGATCGTGTTTTCTATTTATTGGTGAAATCTGCATGGTATTTATAACAAactactttttatatatattttattaatattttttttttgtaaagtagCTTTGTGCCTTTGTGTGTTTACTGAGTAGGGTGTTTTGGACGAGCATATCCACGCAAATAGTATTAAGAATAACACAATTTGAAATAATTAGCAAATAAATGATCTTATGAAATGAGTCCCTTAAATATGTTGAGAAGATTTAGATTGGTGATCATTTATTTGTAGTTTACAgtacataaaatgaatttatatttaacCATTGGTTAGAAGATATCTTTTATGACATCtcaaaaattacattaattaaaggagtatgaaaaatattcatttaaagaAGTAAAACACACTGGGTGAAACTGTACGCCTCAAaagaatttatatttaagtatcggttaaaaataaaatttaatgctacattaatttatttatatatatatatatatatataacactgggagtatatatatataatttcagttagaagatattacttttaattattacctttttaaaagaaataaaaccacTCGGGGTGTCTCGAAACTTAAAAGAAATAGTATTTGGCTCTCAATTAGAAGGTATCtttaatgaatataaaaaatatactaggTATTCtaatattgttttaatatataataggtattataatattttatacaattcttattataaaatccaaattaaaatattgtttggtttttttataagGTCCAACATAAATCGTATCTTagtattacttattttttttcacaaaaatattcatgattaaagttaattttaaaatgacgtgacagtgaaaaaaaatataagttattatatttttttatggaaaatataagctattatatattatttataactgtggaagaatattatttttctctaaaaaaatattatttgatgattATCGTAATATTAGAAcaagaattgcttctttttttttttttacatgaggggctagaaaaaatatgaaatttgcaTAAGGTAATGATGCTGAATCAAAACaatgtttacaaaaaaaaatagaaaatcattttaaaagatCGAAGTAACAGGCAAATATATGCTGGCATAAGAATACTCAGTATAATGAAGTTGCAGAGGAATTCGACACAAAGAGTCCTTCTTCTTTCCAAGATTGAGCCctcaaaatcaatgttaattgCACCCATAATTCACTAGCAGTCACCCCTGCTATATGAAGTCAAAAAACAATTCAAGCATTTGACCTTGTACTGGTGTCGGTGACAACATCCATAGGAATTAGGAAGGCCAGTGTTCTTCGACAGTAGTGGTGGAGATCGAAGATGATCGTGGGAGAGACTTGTGGAGACTGAAGAAAGTGTATTTTTAAGGTATATCTttggaaaataaactaaaataggAGTATACTAGAAAAAAGGGAAGTGTATATAGTAATTTCGTTTCTAGCGCCACAttaatctttctattttttatttatttgcaccAAAGTTCTCCTTTTGTTTATTGGGCCAAAGTAGTCCTGATTCGTTAGATTACACTGTGGCCATAGATAGAATTTGAAGCCCACCAGTGAACCCAACATGGGCAATACTATGCAAATTGGGTAAAAGTTATCCTCATGAGCCACATTAGGTCATGAGATAATCTTATATAGATCCGTTCCATTGGTTAAAATTATGATACCGtacaagataagaaaaataacattGAACACAGACATAAGTtaaggaatatttttttaacttgtaaaTCGTTTGACaactaataaataaagtaaaataatataaaatttattaaaatacccttttaatattttatcttaatataatttatatcaaatttaacgagtttattgaaataaaagtgAGAGagatatttgaataaaaaaatatagtatttcctttttaaaatagttatgtaAGCCAGTtactaattttttgttattaaattgataaaagtggatatacatgtttattttttaatactttgtaATTCAGACAACAAGTTGTCCTATAATTTTCTGAGTAACAAAAATTAGAGATTTTGTCCTATCCTTATTTGCTTAATTTGTGTTGGTtcttaatcatttttcaaatcaaacatgaaacaaaaatatttattctatctAATACCATGTTTTCTTAACAAATCAAAGgaaccatatttttttattgccatgaatttttttatcaagcaaatgaaaaaataattaattaattttaaataaatatgttaggtTCTGTCTCAACGGTAAGCTTATTAGCAAAAATAAAGACAAAGACATCAAAAGCTAACAATCAATAATTGTTAGTCATGATGGTTACTGAAGTTTCTACGTGAAgacaaagaataataaaatataaaaatatgtgaattaaaaaataacatatatatatatatatatatatatatatatatatatatatatatatatatatatatatatatatatatatataacactaaaacgttattttaattttatgatatt is a genomic window containing:
- the LOC114425577 gene encoding S-protein homolog 5-like, whose product is MKFVARVYLTLWLASSFIIMMATVQRARLLFATNEYYVRVINGFSDNSSVPLVIWCASEEMDLGGRALQEHDDFSWVMRPNFWSSNRMKCTMKWGNTRKSFEAFKASRDTDRCGLHRMCSWMVTQNGFYFSNDEVNWRKDFLW